Proteins encoded in a region of the Podarcis muralis chromosome 4, rPodMur119.hap1.1, whole genome shotgun sequence genome:
- the SPART gene encoding spartin isoform X2, whose protein sequence is MYQERDSAAQEGANLKTIEEEYKEAFVFVNKALNADELGQKEEARNYYRQGIDHLLRGTSVPSQGHGCTGDRWESARQMQQKMRETLQNVTARLSILDENAQPKPIAMCPPMEAPRIYPTIPAKEKPERPPVPNSLMTPSHLAAAGGNAGCTSQGQAAVMSPSSAMPTEEPPAYTPEATGGHYTVSYGTDSGEFSSVGDDFYTKCTQPPPVQSLGVDADELILIPHGVQIFFVSPDGQVSAPSYPGYLRIVKLLDTDAAAAQNRPPAFLQVCDWLYPLMCNQSPVLSCSTGVYMFPDLMSQVPGSYVGVVLSSELPAADRELFEDLLKQMSDLRVQPAEASSDAINLAETVRIEPASEERERELPDWSEKMAHGILTGASWVSWGLVKGAEYTGKAIHKGASKLREHIQPEEKPMEVNPTVAKGLHVAKQATGGAVKVSQFLVEGVCSIASSVGRELAPHVKKHGSKLVPESLKKDKDGKSTFDGALVVAASGVQGFSTIWHGLESAAKCIAKNVSKETVQTVKYKYGDDAGHATDNAVSSAINVGVAAFNIDNIGIKAIVKKTAKETGHAVLDEYKIIEKNEKKEDGY, encoded by the exons ATGTATCAAGAACGGGATTCAGCTGCGCAAGAGGGTGCAAATTTGAAGACGATTGAAGAAGAGTACAAGGAAGCATTTGTGTTTGTTAATAAAGCCCTGAATGCAGATGAGCTTGGACAGAAGGAAGAAGCAAGGAATTATTACAGGCAGGGTATTGACCACTTGCTCAGGGGAACTAGCGTCCCGTCCCAAGGTCATGGATGCACCGGGGACCGATGGGAGTCTGCCAGGCAAATGCAGCAAAAAATGAGAGAGACGCTACAAAACGTTACTGCACGCCTAAGCATTCTAGATGAAAATGCACAGCCTAAGCCCATTGCCATGTGTCCTCCTATGGAAGCGCCCAGGATATACCCAACAATTCCAGCCAAAGAAAAACCAGAGAGGCCTCCTGTACCGAATTCACTGATGACTCCATCACACCTGGCTGCAGCAGGTGGAAATGCTGGCTGTACAAGCCAAGGGCAAGCTGCTGTGATGAGTCCTTCGTCTGCAATGCCCACTGAGGAACCCCCAGCTTATACACCTGAGGCCACGGGTGGGCACTACACTGTGTCGTACGGGACAGACTCTGGGGAGTTCTCCTCGGTTGGAGATGATTTCTACACGAAATGCACACAGCCTCCACCTGTTCAGTCGTTAGGGGTAGATGCTGATGAACTGATCCTCATTCCCCACGGGGTGCAGATATTCTTTGTGAGTCCTGATGGACAGGTGAGCGCTCCCTCGTATCCCGGATACCTTCGCATTGTGAAGTTATTGGACACGGATGCTGCAGCAGCCCAGAATCGCCCCCCTGCTTTCCTTCAG GTTTGTGACTGGTTGTATCCTCTTATGTGCAACCAGTCTCCTGTCCTCTCCTGTAGCACAGGAGTCTACATGTTCCCTGACTTGATGTCACAGGTGCCAGGATCCTATGTGGGAGTAGTGTTATCTTCAGAACTTCCAGCTGCTGACAGAGAACTGTTTGAAGATCTGCTAAAACAGATGTCTGATCTTAGAGTGCAG CCTGCAGAAGCTTCTAGTGATGCGATTAACCTGGCCGAGACTGTACGTATTGAGCCAGCGTctgaagagagggaaagagagttaCCTGACTGGAGTGAGAAAATGGCCCATGGAATCTTAACAG GAGCATCCTGGGTCAGCTGGGGTCTGGTCAAAGGAGCAGAATATACTGGGAAAGCAATCCACAAGGGAGCTTCCAAACTAAGAGAGCACATTCAGCCAGAGGAAAAGCCAATGGAAGTCAACCCAACCGTAGCTAAAGGGCTGCATGTAGCCAAGCAGGCTACAGGAGGAGCTGTGAAAGTCAGCCAGTTCTTAG TGGAAGGTGTGTGCTCTATAGCAAGTTCTGTGGGAAGAGAGTTAGCCCCCCATGTCAAGAAGCATGGAAGCAAACTGGTTCCAGAATCCCTTAAGAAAGACAAAGATGGAAAATCTACTTTCGATGGTGCTCTGGTTGTTGCGGCAAGTGGTGTTCAAG GGTTTTCAACAATATGGCACGGTTTGGAAAGCGCTGCAAAGTGTATTGCTAAAAATGTGTCTAAAGAGACGGTTCAAACTGTCAAGTACAA GTACGGGGATGATGCGGGCCATGCTACTGACAACGCAGTGAGTTCTGCTATCAATGTTGGTGTGGCAGCTTTCAATATCGACAATATTGGAATCAAAGCTATAGTGAAGAAAACTGCAAAGGAGACAGGCCATGCTGTGTTGGATGaatataaaatcatagaaaagaACGAGAAAAAAGAAGATGGATATTGA
- the SPART gene encoding spartin isoform X1 translates to MYQERDSAAQEGANLKTIEEEYKEAFVFVNKALNADELGQKEEARNYYRQGIDHLLRGTSVPSQGHGCTGDRWESARQMQQKMRETLQNVTARLSILDENAQPKPIAMCPPMEAPRIYPTIPAKEKPERPPVPNSLMTPSHLAAAGGNAGCTSQGQAAVMSPSSAMPTEEPPAYTPEATGGHYTVSYGTDSGEFSSVGDDFYTKCTQPPPVQSLGVDADELILIPHGVQIFFVSPDGQVSAPSYPGYLRIVKLLDTDAAAAQNRPPAFLQVCDWLYPLMCNQSPVLSCSTGVYMFPDLMSQVPGSYVGVVLSSELPAADRELFEDLLKQMSDLRVQVPGSHEGLGLPSQRSRSYKELFEDLFKQRSDLRAKPAEASSDAINLAETVRIEPASEERERELPDWSEKMAHGILTGASWVSWGLVKGAEYTGKAIHKGASKLREHIQPEEKPMEVNPTVAKGLHVAKQATGGAVKVSQFLVEGVCSIASSVGRELAPHVKKHGSKLVPESLKKDKDGKSTFDGALVVAASGVQGFSTIWHGLESAAKCIAKNVSKETVQTVKYKYGDDAGHATDNAVSSAINVGVAAFNIDNIGIKAIVKKTAKETGHAVLDEYKIIEKNEKKEDGY, encoded by the exons ATGTATCAAGAACGGGATTCAGCTGCGCAAGAGGGTGCAAATTTGAAGACGATTGAAGAAGAGTACAAGGAAGCATTTGTGTTTGTTAATAAAGCCCTGAATGCAGATGAGCTTGGACAGAAGGAAGAAGCAAGGAATTATTACAGGCAGGGTATTGACCACTTGCTCAGGGGAACTAGCGTCCCGTCCCAAGGTCATGGATGCACCGGGGACCGATGGGAGTCTGCCAGGCAAATGCAGCAAAAAATGAGAGAGACGCTACAAAACGTTACTGCACGCCTAAGCATTCTAGATGAAAATGCACAGCCTAAGCCCATTGCCATGTGTCCTCCTATGGAAGCGCCCAGGATATACCCAACAATTCCAGCCAAAGAAAAACCAGAGAGGCCTCCTGTACCGAATTCACTGATGACTCCATCACACCTGGCTGCAGCAGGTGGAAATGCTGGCTGTACAAGCCAAGGGCAAGCTGCTGTGATGAGTCCTTCGTCTGCAATGCCCACTGAGGAACCCCCAGCTTATACACCTGAGGCCACGGGTGGGCACTACACTGTGTCGTACGGGACAGACTCTGGGGAGTTCTCCTCGGTTGGAGATGATTTCTACACGAAATGCACACAGCCTCCACCTGTTCAGTCGTTAGGGGTAGATGCTGATGAACTGATCCTCATTCCCCACGGGGTGCAGATATTCTTTGTGAGTCCTGATGGACAGGTGAGCGCTCCCTCGTATCCCGGATACCTTCGCATTGTGAAGTTATTGGACACGGATGCTGCAGCAGCCCAGAATCGCCCCCCTGCTTTCCTTCAG GTTTGTGACTGGTTGTATCCTCTTATGTGCAACCAGTCTCCTGTCCTCTCCTGTAGCACAGGAGTCTACATGTTCCCTGACTTGATGTCACAGGTGCCAGGATCCTATGTGGGAGTAGTGTTATCTTCAGAACTTCCAGCTGCTGACAGAGAACTGTTTGAAGATCTGCTAAAACAGATGTCTGATCTTAGAGTGCAG GTTCCAGGATCCCATGAGGGACTAGGGTTACCGTCCCAACGCTCAAGATCTTACAAAGAGCTTTTTGAGGATCTGTTTAAACAAAGATCTGATCTCAGAGCCAAG CCTGCAGAAGCTTCTAGTGATGCGATTAACCTGGCCGAGACTGTACGTATTGAGCCAGCGTctgaagagagggaaagagagttaCCTGACTGGAGTGAGAAAATGGCCCATGGAATCTTAACAG GAGCATCCTGGGTCAGCTGGGGTCTGGTCAAAGGAGCAGAATATACTGGGAAAGCAATCCACAAGGGAGCTTCCAAACTAAGAGAGCACATTCAGCCAGAGGAAAAGCCAATGGAAGTCAACCCAACCGTAGCTAAAGGGCTGCATGTAGCCAAGCAGGCTACAGGAGGAGCTGTGAAAGTCAGCCAGTTCTTAG TGGAAGGTGTGTGCTCTATAGCAAGTTCTGTGGGAAGAGAGTTAGCCCCCCATGTCAAGAAGCATGGAAGCAAACTGGTTCCAGAATCCCTTAAGAAAGACAAAGATGGAAAATCTACTTTCGATGGTGCTCTGGTTGTTGCGGCAAGTGGTGTTCAAG GGTTTTCAACAATATGGCACGGTTTGGAAAGCGCTGCAAAGTGTATTGCTAAAAATGTGTCTAAAGAGACGGTTCAAACTGTCAAGTACAA GTACGGGGATGATGCGGGCCATGCTACTGACAACGCAGTGAGTTCTGCTATCAATGTTGGTGTGGCAGCTTTCAATATCGACAATATTGGAATCAAAGCTATAGTGAAGAAAACTGCAAAGGAGACAGGCCATGCTGTGTTGGATGaatataaaatcatagaaaagaACGAGAAAAAAGAAGATGGATATTGA
- the SPART gene encoding spartin isoform X3, with protein sequence MYQERDSAAQEGANLKTIEEEYKEAFVFVNKALNADELGQKEEARNYYRQGIDHLLRGTSVPSQGHGCTGDRWESARQMQQKMRETLQNVTARLSILDENAQPKPIAMCPPMEAPRIYPTIPAKEKPERPPVPNSLMTPSHLAAAGGNAGCTSQGQAAVMSPSSAMPTEEPPAYTPEATGGHYTVSYGTDSGEFSSVGDDFYTKCTQPPPVQSLGVDADELILIPHGVQIFFVSPDGQVSAPSYPGYLRIVKLLDTDAAAAQNRPPAFLQVCDWLYPLMCNQSPVLSCSTGVYMFPDLMSQVPGSYVGVVLSSELPAADRELFEDLLKQMSDLRVQVPGSHEGLGLPSQRSRSYKELFEDLFKQRSDLRAKPAEASSDAINLAETVRIEPASEERERELPDWSEKMAHGILTGASWVSWGLVKGAEYTGKAIHKGASKLREHIQPEEKPMEVNPTVAKGLHVAKQATGGAVKVSQFLVEGVCSIASSVGRELAPHVKKHGSKLVPESLKKDKDGKSTFDGALVVAASGVQGFSTIWHGLESAAKCIAKNVSKETVQTVKYKFKSRGKGDESSVATKSEKQ encoded by the exons ATGTATCAAGAACGGGATTCAGCTGCGCAAGAGGGTGCAAATTTGAAGACGATTGAAGAAGAGTACAAGGAAGCATTTGTGTTTGTTAATAAAGCCCTGAATGCAGATGAGCTTGGACAGAAGGAAGAAGCAAGGAATTATTACAGGCAGGGTATTGACCACTTGCTCAGGGGAACTAGCGTCCCGTCCCAAGGTCATGGATGCACCGGGGACCGATGGGAGTCTGCCAGGCAAATGCAGCAAAAAATGAGAGAGACGCTACAAAACGTTACTGCACGCCTAAGCATTCTAGATGAAAATGCACAGCCTAAGCCCATTGCCATGTGTCCTCCTATGGAAGCGCCCAGGATATACCCAACAATTCCAGCCAAAGAAAAACCAGAGAGGCCTCCTGTACCGAATTCACTGATGACTCCATCACACCTGGCTGCAGCAGGTGGAAATGCTGGCTGTACAAGCCAAGGGCAAGCTGCTGTGATGAGTCCTTCGTCTGCAATGCCCACTGAGGAACCCCCAGCTTATACACCTGAGGCCACGGGTGGGCACTACACTGTGTCGTACGGGACAGACTCTGGGGAGTTCTCCTCGGTTGGAGATGATTTCTACACGAAATGCACACAGCCTCCACCTGTTCAGTCGTTAGGGGTAGATGCTGATGAACTGATCCTCATTCCCCACGGGGTGCAGATATTCTTTGTGAGTCCTGATGGACAGGTGAGCGCTCCCTCGTATCCCGGATACCTTCGCATTGTGAAGTTATTGGACACGGATGCTGCAGCAGCCCAGAATCGCCCCCCTGCTTTCCTTCAG GTTTGTGACTGGTTGTATCCTCTTATGTGCAACCAGTCTCCTGTCCTCTCCTGTAGCACAGGAGTCTACATGTTCCCTGACTTGATGTCACAGGTGCCAGGATCCTATGTGGGAGTAGTGTTATCTTCAGAACTTCCAGCTGCTGACAGAGAACTGTTTGAAGATCTGCTAAAACAGATGTCTGATCTTAGAGTGCAG GTTCCAGGATCCCATGAGGGACTAGGGTTACCGTCCCAACGCTCAAGATCTTACAAAGAGCTTTTTGAGGATCTGTTTAAACAAAGATCTGATCTCAGAGCCAAG CCTGCAGAAGCTTCTAGTGATGCGATTAACCTGGCCGAGACTGTACGTATTGAGCCAGCGTctgaagagagggaaagagagttaCCTGACTGGAGTGAGAAAATGGCCCATGGAATCTTAACAG GAGCATCCTGGGTCAGCTGGGGTCTGGTCAAAGGAGCAGAATATACTGGGAAAGCAATCCACAAGGGAGCTTCCAAACTAAGAGAGCACATTCAGCCAGAGGAAAAGCCAATGGAAGTCAACCCAACCGTAGCTAAAGGGCTGCATGTAGCCAAGCAGGCTACAGGAGGAGCTGTGAAAGTCAGCCAGTTCTTAG TGGAAGGTGTGTGCTCTATAGCAAGTTCTGTGGGAAGAGAGTTAGCCCCCCATGTCAAGAAGCATGGAAGCAAACTGGTTCCAGAATCCCTTAAGAAAGACAAAGATGGAAAATCTACTTTCGATGGTGCTCTGGTTGTTGCGGCAAGTGGTGTTCAAG GGTTTTCAACAATATGGCACGGTTTGGAAAGCGCTGCAAAGTGTATTGCTAAAAATGTGTCTAAAGAGACGGTTCAAACTGTCAAGTACAA ATTTAAAAGTAGGGGAAAAGGAGATGAGTCTTCAGTTGCAACTAAGAGTGAAAAGCAATAA